cgcgtcgtgatcaatttttttttttttctttcaaaatttctcatttataaaagcactagctgcgctccgcggtttcacccgcgtaagttcgtatcccgtaggaatatcgggataaaattgcctatatgttattccagttgtccagttcagtagtttttacgtgaaagagtaacaaatacacacacatccttacaaactttcgcatttataatattagtaggatttcaatgctataaaactaaaaatgaaaccTACATTCATGTAATAGAGTGGCCAgccagtttttaattttattttcttgtgcaGAATTCGATCCGTCACAGTTGAACcgttatttacatattatataaataatgtttcaaatatcACATACCCAGCTTTTCGGTATCccaatttcaatatttgttttttgtcaaTTACAAACGAAACACCGCAGATTACacaaaacgttatttttgCTCTACAAAAAAGGTTCTAAAGGAGATTCTAAATTTGGACTTTTTAGTctatcggttgaaaacccatgGAGTTAACAAGTAACCAATATTTAAGTACCtaagaaaaatatacctacCAAAATGTGAaccttaaaatatacttatgaaaaattatctaccaataatatatatacttattacatattaattaatatggtaCTTAAATAGAAAACCTAAAACATATGTTCTTAATCGTTATTatcttaatgaaatttatgtgtaactagacgctcgtcccggctccgcccagatatcaagattcttgttttatcccaagggaacatttaattaggataaaagtatcctttcatccaagtcagctcataccctgtctgtataccaaattcaAGTAATACCTTacgtagtttcagcgtgattgacggacaaacatccaaacaaacaatcacatTACATTATTAGCGTTATCTCTCCATGatactcgggtacctccagaaggaggcacccggtcttttggaaggcttacgtggggacacagatccaacacgcagaaGCCCTTTTGagtattttaatgtgttatgtGACATCAACCGCAGCCTGCCCATGGCTGCACTATAGAGTTACAGCTCTGGGCAGTCCGCGGCCGATGTAGGACCATTGCAAAATATGGATATTTAATATCTGGGCTGTGGAATGGAATGTTAAATCTAACGGTATAAGGAACTATTGGGAACTATGGCACCTGCCTTTTCACATTAGGAAAGCAAAAATATGTTGGCAGTATGGGCCCCCGAATACGTCGCTGCAATGATGCGACAAGGGGGCAACATATTGTGAGCAGCTAGGGGTGGAGAGGCGtcgcttattatttaaaaaaccatCAATCCTAGTACGAGCTTCCATGACTATTAGACATTTTGCGTAAATACCtagatgatttataaaattagaaacCGGTCCATTTATCTTTCTAAtagaatttgttattttgtttcaggAAAACCGTACAATTTCTGGTGTCAAGTAAGTATGGAATTATTGTAGTGttagacatttaaaaatacagatgtAGACTGTAGTATACAGGTTAACAGGGAAGTGATTGTAATGACACGGTTTTGAATCGCGCAAGCGAAATTTTCTCGCTTCAAAGGGATATATACAAATTCCAGAGATCGGACATATATGAATTTCAGTTcgtaagattattattttggtttggcccatggtacatataaacaatactaGGTATTTCcagcggcttcgctcgcgttaattcgaagtagtttaggagatttaatttttagttttatagcattgaaatgagaaatttataaatgagaaattttgaaagaatagaaaaaatttgatcacgaggcccgtggggtgccccttaggcacatgaaaccgaaagagtagaggaaattcgattactcgtggcaggatcacgggtggccgagaggctaggcgttgctacggttaggcaagatacgcaggttcgaatcctgcctcgtgatcaaattttttctattctttcaaaatttctagtttaggagatgttattatacatataaacctccctgaagttgcagctttctaatggtgaagaaaaatttaaaatcagtcTAGTAGTTTTTGGTTTTGAATTGTTCCTCtctataatatcaatatatatatatatatatatatatatatatatatatatatatatatatatatatatatatgaagatttccttttagtattttttaactacCGGCTCGATTTTTAACCAACTGTGACAGAAGGATGGTTATGTTTTTCgagtttatgtatgtatgtttttttggCACGTTTAGTCGTATTTTTGATGTTAGTCGTGTCAATAGAGTCGTTTTAGTCGAGAGAATGATACTGTGAACCTggcaattaaaaaacttattttactaCATTTTGGcggcaaaaaattatatcaaaaactgTTTACAATATACATCGAGTGagtagcaaaaaaaaaaaaaaattaacggtGATTacgaatacatatattatatattagactttAAAATGGGAAATGCTAATTAATCGCGtcacattttattgttaagaGAATAATTCCTCTTGTGAATCTTGCTTTATTTCTTAGattgaaatacatacataccaaCAAAAAATGACactgaaaaaaattgtgtaatattttgatacatcAAGTGGACACACAGACGCACTTAATGTTCGAACGGGTAACcgtgctggtggttcgcctgatggcatCATCGCCGCCATTGTGCGCTAGTAGGAAACGTTAAGAGGTAGCTCCTTTGCAAAGatgttgcccgcttttaataaataatgaaaaggaAAATAGTGACGGGAGTAAATACGGACCTCCGAAATACAGTAGCGTTTGCCAGCTTATTTGACGCCCATCTTCTGGGGGATGTGGTAGCTTTCTTGGTCCGAGCTGGCTGGATTCATGCTCAACTCCCATAAAAAAACGTATTGTACCAATAGCTAAGGAAAAAGTATGAATTGTATGGTCGGTACGGCCGTGCTGTATATTTTCTCGACTTGACTGTTGGCGTCAAAGCgcttaaatgtataatatataaatagctgtTGTTAATGTCTTTGCCAAGCTGCATGGCCAGCGTGGTGTATTAAGTGAGCCCTCATAGAAGGCCAGTGTCCCTGTAGTGGGAaaaaatatgggctgatgatgatggaaCATAAATAGCATGAAGTATTTGCGCCAaacataacttaaaatttaaaattttttaaacatattttagagtttaaaattgaatttttgtttctttttcaggGACAattctgttttgtttaattgcaAAATTGGCGTCTTCATGGGACCCATGCATTCAGAATTTTAATAGAGATTTGTGCATGAGGGAAGCTAcatgtgaaaatttaattattctggagaatttaaatatagatgacCACCTTATTCGGAAAtgttataattcttatttttatagacaatGGTCCGAATTTCCAATGAAGATTATTTATGAAGACACTTCTAATGAATATTCACAGATGAAGCCTAATGTTGATATTGATGATCATTGTCATTTGATTATATCATTAGAATTAAGTCATAACAATTACACTATTTTCCCTCTATTGCAAGATATGCAAAATTTAGAAATGCTAAATTTATCGTTCAATTCAATATACAGCGCAGTACTCAGTTCTGAATACAGTTTTCCAAAATTACAAGAGCTTGATCTGTCACATAACTTAATTCATGAGCTAAAAACGAATGGTGATGAATACGCATTTACAAATCTactaaagttaaatatttcacataacAATTTGGTAGACTTAGATCCTGgtttttttcaaacattcaattatttgcaatatatagatttgtcttataatgaaatatcaaatttaaataaattcgctTTTGAAGGAGTGTCAAACCttgtttacttaaatatagGTCATAACCGACTCAAAGAGTTCAGTGGATCGCTTGTAAGACTTACAAAACTTGAGCACATCCACGCTGACAATAACAAATTTGGTAGTTTGTTACAAAATGATTTTGgccatttaatttctttaaaaacaatatattttaatgataatctGATAACTCAAGTCGAACATGATTTATTCAATGAcatgcaatatttatatacagtcaatttaaaaaataacttgatAAAAAACTTAGACgaaaatttgttttctaaCACGCACTCCTTACAAAATGTGGATTTTTCCTTCAATGAGATACAAGCTATACCTAAATTCAtgtttaaagataataatatatcaatatttaatatacagcgAAATAATATAGGTGGAGCGCTAGTGAGAGGTACATTTGAGGgcttattttttgtaacagAATTAGATTTAAGTTTccaaaatttagattttattgaaGATTATGCGTTTGTTGGCTTAAGTCATGTTGAAGagctttttttaaacaacaatagaataaaaaatgtgtctttaaaatcctttaataatatgtatactttGAAACGACTTGATTTATCTAATAATCTAATCACCACTTTGGGTTTTCACATGGATGATCTGATAAAgctaaaatatctattaataaataagaatataataggatcaataaaaaaagacgACTTTCATGGATTGCATGTTTTACAGTTCCTAGATGTTTCtcataacaatatttctcAAATTGAATCTTATTCGTTTAAAGATATGGATCAGTTAAATAGTTTTGATATATCTAAGAATCTTTTAGCAAACACATTGCAAGATAATGCATTTTATGGATTAAAATCCTTACCCGTCCTCGAAATTTCATATAGCTCtctaaatattattcagaATAACTCTTTCAATGGAATGTTCAATCTCCATACGCTTAACATATCACACGGTGCCATTACAGAGATCACttataatgctttaataaatactgaCAATATAAACGTGCTGGATTTATCCTTTAATATGCTCAAATATTTTGACCTGAATACAACAGCATTAGTTAAATTAAGAGATTTATATTTGCATCACAATTTGATTTCTTCCATTTCACATAATACCTTTGCCGGTATGCCATTATTAACTAGAATCAATctatcatttaattacataaaacaattacaagaCATTGTGTTTTTGCGTTGCAAAGATATCTCTTATTTAGATATATCCTATAACAgagaaattgtatttaatatttctttaatagaaAACTTACATTTTCTCGAAAATATTGTCTTGTCAGGTATAACAAAAGATTTATTGATTGATAATATAGCCAATTCACATTTGATTGAGTTACATATATCAAATTCAAGTATCACTCACATCACATCGctaggaataaataattttcaatttctcaAAATTTTAGATCTAAGTCACAATAAGATAACGTTTATAGATGCTGGTgcgtttaataaattgtattatttatatgcctTAGATCTAAGTTTCAATAGATTGAAATCTTTACCTATAGatctatttaaagaaaatataaatttaaatgtcctTAATATTTCACACAATCAATTAGCAACTCCCGGTTATGGCGCATTTCATGGCTTAACGTCATTAGAAACTCTTGATTTATCGCATAATGAAATACAGGACTTGAAAACAGaacgattttatgatattccAAATTTACGTATTCTGATTGTagactttaataatataagtaaaattagCTTTGAAGAGTTTTCGAATCAACACTTATCAATTCTAAGTATAGGCGGCAATGCTCTGCCTTGTGAAATgctagttaaatttaaaagaagtaAGCTGACGTTTAATATAACCGCAAAAATACGAGAAAATATTAAGGAGAACATTCACGGCATCACTTGTAGTGGCGATGAACCCTTGGTTACTATGAAATCGAATGTAAATGATTCCATTCTAGTTGATATTCGAAatgttttagttaaattatcAATGGACAAATCCAATGTAGAGATTACAAAGTCTCTcgtaaatcataattttaattcaattaatgacAGATTAAAAGACCTcgttgttgaaaataatattacaaatacgcTACTAGAAAGGTT
The Zerene cesonia ecotype Mississippi chromosome 14, Zerene_cesonia_1.1, whole genome shotgun sequence DNA segment above includes these coding regions:
- the LOC119832074 gene encoding slit homolog 3 protein-like, whose protein sequence is MWGRKTVQFLVSRTILFCLIAKLASSWDPCIQNFNRDLCMREATCENLIILENLNIDDHLIRKCYNSYFYRQWSEFPMKIIYEDTSNEYSQMKPNVDIDDHCHLIISLELSHNNYTIFPLLQDMQNLEMLNLSFNSIYSAVLSSEYSFPKLQELDLSHNLIHELKTNGDEYAFTNLLKLNISHNNLVDLDPGFFQTFNYLQYIDLSYNEISNLNKFAFEGVSNLVYLNIGHNRLKEFSGSLVRLTKLEHIHADNNKFGSLLQNDFGHLISLKTIYFNDNLITQVEHDLFNDMQYLYTVNLKNNLIKNLDENLFSNTHSLQNVDFSFNEIQAIPKFMFKDNNISIFNIQRNNIGGALVRGTFEGLFFVTELDLSFQNLDFIEDYAFVGLSHVEELFLNNNRIKNVSLKSFNNMYTLKRLDLSNNLITTLGFHMDDLIKLKYLLINKNIIGSIKKDDFHGLHVLQFLDVSHNNISQIESYSFKDMDQLNSFDISKNLLANTLQDNAFYGLKSLPVLEISYSSLNIIQNNSFNGMFNLHTLNISHGAITEITYNALINTDNINVLDLSFNMLKYFDLNTTALVKLRDLYLHHNLISSISHNTFAGMPLLTRINLSFNYIKQLQDIVFLRCKDISYLDISYNREIVFNISLIENLHFLENIVLSGITKDLLIDNIANSHLIELHISNSSITHITSLGINNFQFLKILDLSHNKITFIDAGAFNKLYYLYALDLSFNRLKSLPIDLFKENINLNVLNISHNQLATPGYGAFHGLTSLETLDLSHNEIQDLKTERFYDIPNLRILIVDFNNISKISFEEFSNQHLSILSIGGNALPCEMLVKFKRSKLTFNITAKIRENIKENIHGITCSGDEPLVTMKSNVNDSILVDIRNVLVKLSMDKSNVEITKSLVNHNFNSINDRLKDLVVENNITNTLLERFLQSGEKMMISKTTSNLNSYKVDNNGYTTTENMSYLHASNGKVDKTINAINEKISIMNTTMNESFEHITSEIAKNSNSVLFTDICVGLLLTIVLCFTAYKIYETFILTPTRRSYSTHEIIVPMDNSHV